The following nucleotide sequence is from ANME-2 cluster archaeon.
CCTCTAAAATATACACAATATGTCCTTCAGTACACCAGTCCGTTTCGACCAACTCATCAGTAAATTCTACTAAACGTACTTGTTTGCCGTTCTGCTTATAAGCTTTGAATCTAGCCCCTTTGGCCGGTATTTCCCATGGGATCGACGTAAAATCAATTTTGCATTGTTCCATGTTCAGTTCCTCCTAATTGCTTAACATGCAATTGAATATTGAAACCTTTGCAATCCACCAAGATAAAACTGATGCTATCTATTGGGGTATAACTGAATAGGCCTTATCTCATAAAAAAAGTCCGCCTCATTGAGATTTTGAAAGGTTATTCTGGATTATTATCACCGGGTTAGAGCATGAACCCATCATCTCGCAGTCACTGACCCCAAAATGGAATTCTGAGACATCAGTACCAATGCTATGGAATTATTTCATTCATTTGTACCTATCAACTTTCGGGCCAAGAAGAAAATAACTAATCCTGCGACAAGTTCGGTCAGCATTAATTCTAATAATAGAATCGGTTGTGTTTCGTATAAATTCAATATAAAATTACGATAGTATACAGGCATATACTCTAATCCCCAATAGATATAATGTTCACCTATTAGTATTCCAAGACTTGCATCTAAAATTAGTAATAAAGCCAAAACAATAAGAATTTGTCTGGTAAGTTTCCTGTAATTCATAATTGAATTACCTCTATCATTTTATGCGCCTATTTTGGATATAATATTTCCATAACCACACTATACTCATCCGAGCATAAAAAATATATTCCGC
It contains:
- a CDS encoding cupin domain-containing protein, giving the protein MEQCKIDFTSIPWEIPAKGARFKAYKQNGKQVRLVEFTDELVETDWCTEGHIVYILEGQLEVNFNGNMVVFNKGDGLFIPASEKNKHIGKALTKVVKMIIVEDVL